Below is a window of Mesotoga infera DNA.
TGATTTCCCGATAAGCGTTTTGTTTAGAATGAAATAGATGAAGACCATAAGGATTGCAATTACGAGATATATGTTCAAGTAGAGCGAGGGAATTCTTATTCCTCCGAGCGAAATGAAGTCGTTGCTTCCCCCGAATACCGGCGGAAATGGCTTCGGTAGAGCCCCGTAAGTAACAATTATCAAGTTGAGCCAGAAGGTGCACAGCATAAGCGTGGCGACCACGAATTCGAGACGTCCGCCTCCACGCTTCCTTATGGGCTCATATATGAAGGCTCTCAATCCCAACCCATAGAGCGCTATAACGGCTATAGACAAAACGAAAGAGATGAAAAAACCCAAGTTCAGTTGAGTATAGAAACTGTAGAAGAGATAGGCTCCCAACATCGCCGACGATATGTTGGCAAAGTTTATTCTTGAGATCGTCAACCAGAGGAAAACTACTCCCAGTCCTACGAGTCCATATGTGGCACCGATTGAAGCCCCTGAAACAATATTCTGGAGAATGTCTTGAAGCATTGTTCACACTCCTTGTAAGGAAAGTAAACGGGAGGCAGGCAGAGCGCCCCCTCCCGCAAAGAGGCTTAGTACAACTTAGTGATTATCTGCCAGTCTTTTCCGTCGAACTGTGAAATCAGACATACATTGGTGAAATTATGGTGTTCATCGCACTTCAGTTCGCCCTGCACACCGACAATTGTGGCTTCATTTGCAAGGTATTCCGCAAGCTTTGTTCCGTCAGTTCCTACATTTCTTATTGCATCTGCGAGCAAATACATTCCGTCATAGTAAGCCTGTCCCGGGTCACTAGGTTCCTTGCCGTCCCATCTGGCCATGTAGGCTTCAACAAAAGCCTGAACAGCAGGATCGGGATCGACCGGGTTGAATCCCTGTACTGAATACACACCTACAGCCGCTTCAGGAGCTAGGTCTGTGAATGCGGGAACACCCCATGCAGAGAATCCGATAATCGGCACATCGATCTGTAACTGTCTCAGCTGATTAACAGACACCGCTGCTTCTGATTCGTGTGTAAGTCCTATTAGTCCATCGAATCCAGCGTTCTTCATCTTCAACAACTGTCCGGTTGCATCCTTGTCGCCTTCTTTGATCTGTTCCAATGCCACTATTTCGATTCCGTACTTCGGGAACTCCTCTTTGGCAACTTCAAGAGCAGCAATACAGTAGTCGGTTGAGCCGTATATAATTCCAGGTTTCTCGATTCCAAGAACCTCAACTGCGTACTTCACCAGCTGAATAACCTTGACCTTGTCGTCGGCTCTGAGTCTGAAAAGGAAATCGTTGGGAATTACCGAGTACCTGAATGAAGGAGAGGTCGCTCCGACTAGCATTGGAACCTTTGCCTGCTGCGCGAGTTGGTGAACGCCGATGACTGAACTGCTCATGTTCGGTCCAAATACGGCTACAACGTTGTCCTGAAAGAGAGCTCTTCTTATAACATTTGCAGCCGTGCTTGGATTAGCTGCGTCGTCATAGACAACCATTTCGAGCAGATCCCCGTTGACCCCACCAGCAGCGTTGATCTCTTCGAGCGCTAACTGCGCGCCCATCTTGATGTAGTCGCCAAGAATAGAACCCAGTCCTGTGAATGGTGCAACCAATGCAACCTTGATCGTTGCGCCAAACGCAGCA
It encodes the following:
- a CDS encoding branched-chain amino acid ABC transporter permease, encoding MLQDILQNIVSGASIGATYGLVGLGVVFLWLTISRINFANISSAMLGAYLFYSFYTQLNLGFFISFVLSIAVIALYGLGLRAFIYEPIRKRGGGRLEFVVATLMLCTFWLNLIIVTYGALPKPFPPVFGGSNDFISLGGIRIPSLYLNIYLVIAILMVFIYFILNKTLIGKSFRAAAQNREAAALMGIDVKVTTSLSFILATVVVGIAGILLAPIYFVSLELGGGSIGVKGFASAVLGGLTNPYGTILGGISLGLLENFSTLYISSTYRDIISFSVLVAVLILKPSGIFNWKRKKI
- a CDS encoding branched-chain amino acid ABC transporter substrate-binding protein, which gives rise to MKLKKVLVVAMVMLIGVAAFGATIKVALVAPFTGLGSILGDYIKMGAQLALEEINAAGGVNGDLLEMVVYDDAANPSTAANVIRRALFQDNVVAVFGPNMSSSVIGVHQLAQQAKVPMLVGATSPSFRYSVIPNDFLFRLRADDKVKVIQLVKYAVEVLGIEKPGIIYGSTDYCIAALEVAKEEFPKYGIEIVALEQIKEGDKDATGQLLKMKNAGFDGLIGLTHESEAAVSVNQLRQLQIDVPIIGFSAWGVPAFTDLAPEAAVGVYSVQGFNPVDPDPAVQAFVEAYMARWDGKEPSDPGQAYYDGMYLLADAIRNVGTDGTKLAEYLANEATIVGVQGELKCDEHHNFTNVCLISQFDGKDWQIITKLY